The sequence GTAGAAAACACTTCTTTTTATCTGTCtcttcatagcacatcatagttatataatttttaatttttcaatcgTGAATTCATTATTAAATAGGATTATtgacatacttttttttttaatttttttttagctttggATTCAATTCTatagaaagaattaaaattgaaaaggaGTGGAAGAGGAAATACCAAGATATCAAGTTTGCCAAATCTATCCTTGATGAAATCTTTGAGTGTTACAATACTAGAAATGTTAGTCACATCAAGTTGatgaaaaatgatattataattaGAGTGGTCATCCATATTAATAACAGCTTCATTCCCTTTTTTCTCATCTCTTGCTGTTAAAATCACCAATATTCCCTTTGATGCTAGTTGTCTACATATTTCTAATCCTATCCCTTTGTTGCCTCCACTCACAACTGCAATCCTGATGATAACAACAAATTAATCCAAATCATAAGAAATTAATTCATTTTCCGATACTTATATTATCTTAAAAAGTCAAAATTGGAATTACCAACAGAAAAAGCTGGTAAtaagataataattattagttgagtgaccatctaaCAAATCAATCCAAATTTGGAGTGGTAGATTCTGCTTTAAAAAGTAGTGAAGTTGAGTACTTACCGTTGAGTTTCTAGGAAGTTGGAAGCTTCAGCCATGGTATGAAGTTTTTGTGTGTTTTAATGTgtaaaagaatgaaagaaaaactatacACTAGTATATAGGTGAGACTTGAGAGTTAagatatttatatgtttttgtcatataactaaaaaaaagaaaaaagaaggcGTCACTATTATtgaataattaagaaaataattgtcAAGAAACACAAGTGGTTGTTAATTGAGACAAATGACAGCCATAAGTTCATAGGACCACATAAGTCTTAGTGgcaatgttttatattttttgttgggTATCTAGcgaaaaaagaatattatatcataagtatttgaatataattttaagataaatattATGGGAGATGAGTATGATGCAATGAAAAGGAGAGAACTTGAGGTGtgttgaatgttgaaatgacACCTCTACCTCCGGTAGGGGAGTTTTACGGATTCTTTTAAGAAAcatagaaaatgtttttcaaaaattttgaccaaccaaacatgaaaaagtgAATTTTTCGTTTTGTGCCAATTTGCTTCAAGCCAAAATCAAATTGTTTCAAATGAATACAGTTCAATAGGCGGTGCTGCTGAGAGAAAGTATCGGCTTTTATTCAGGGATAACAAATACATCTCCTATTCCTCAATTTAAAGGTTACATATGCATTCATGAGATAAACAAGAATGGCttacaacaaaaaaatgaaatatttgaagaGCCCTTGTCTCTTTCGTGGTTCAGCAACATTTGTCCTTGTAATTGTACACCTAATACAGTcaagtttgtgaaattttttgacCTTTACAGGCAATTTGGAGCACCAGAACATACTCCACTTCTCGTGGACCTGTGATCTCAACCCAGGAAGTGCTTCACTATTCGTGAACAAGAGGGCCATAGACAGGATACCACATATTTTCTCTCACGTGTTCAATTGGGGGAAGATGTTCCGAATATTTCATTCATAATACTCTTTAACCATTAAAAAGATTAAACAAATCCCTTGATAACTAATGAGCCGTTTGGTtgcaggtattagttatgcaggtattagtaatgcaggtattagttatgcaggtattagttatgcGGGATTTAATTATGCAGTGTTTAATTATACAgagtttaataatttttttggctgatgtttgttatattaaaaattaataaacattatatacttgttaaaaaataatttatttgtattgttaTATCTTAGAGCTTTCTTAccattgtatttttatttgttttttgcaTTTTGCTTAGGCAAAGTTTTAGACGGAAACTTGAATGCCACATTTTTCAACTTCCTCATATAGTTGAACCAATATATGACATGTGTTAATACGGGATCAATATTGTAATAGTTGAAAGTTATTGATATGCTAGTACATATAATTATGTGTACACATAACAAAAATAGATACATATAAGTTAACATTGAGCAACACCGCGTACTAATGTTACATATTATATTTGGAGCCTTCACTTCAGTCTGTTCTATCATGCAATAGGCCACTAGAAAGAAAGATATACAACTTTTTTTGTAACAGCAATTGAGTAGCAAGAGTAAGCTAGTGAGAATTGACAAGTTACACCACTCACCTATTTATGAATCAACTACCATATCTGAAAACCAATTATCCCGAAGGTTTATTAGTTGTGTAAAGTTACCATCTGACATACAGCATGAGAATAACTTTGTTTATTTGGTGTATTTAGCATTTGCTAATGAAGAACCTTTGTTAGTTTCTCATCCTGTGACCACACGCCATTGGTTTTGTGAAAGATCAGCATACTGCCATATCTTCAAGCTCATATTGCATAGCAAGCCTTTCAACAGTATTTCTACTTATTACTTCTTTCTGGTGCAGTCCCTTAGGACTACTGATGCAAGCTCCTTGTGATCTTCATGGATGATGCCTTCGACTAGAATGGTATATGCCTTCGACTGTACAGATTAAGCCAAAGGAGACAACATTCATCAGGAAAGAATTCACTCACACACAATTCACAGTTAAAATATACACCTTCATTTAAAGTGAATGAAACTTAGCATAATTCATTGTTTAATTACAAAAGTTAACCCATACAACAAAGACATACAATTACATTTTTCCCCAAAAGAAGTCCCCTATTTTTGTAACATTATCCTTCAATGACAAACACATAAACACCAGCCTCAACAACACTTGACAAAATAGCATCTGAGTACTTTGTACTTCTGACTGGATCTTTGTGATTACCCCAACTGTTGAATAGTCTGCGAGAAAAGAAAAGTTCAATATAGTCtcagagaagaagaaaataaaaacatcTTGTAGAAGATGATGAACTTACCGTTTAGATCAACTGCTTGAGCAATCTGAAGATCATTTTAGTTGGCTACTTACAAAAGCACTAATATTGAACATAATCATGTATTTGTTATACAAAAACAACCTACTTTTGAGCCCACAGCATTCACATATATGCACATTTGTGGACATTCTACTAGGTAAAAAAAGATCCCATTATGGTTAGACCTTACAAAATAGCTACACAAAAACCATTCAGTGAATTAAAGCTTATCATTAATAATCATCCATATCATACTGTGACGTTCAAGTTCGCTGATGCTTAAGAAGAATTCCATTCTCTTTATATCTTGAGTAATTCCCATTGCTGCCTTAACTCGTTCATCTGAGTTGTATATTTCATATGCAGGGGATCcaataatagaaaatatcttACCACGAATTTCAGATAGATCACGCTCTCCTAGCTTGTCAATTAAAGAAGCCATTCTCTTATCATGGCTTTCAGTGAATTGTTTCATCACCTCCATCAAACCTTTAAGAACAGTCTCATTATCATCTTCAactgcttttctttttttgcatcTACCTTTTTCGTTGACTTTAGAAGATGATGCTTTAAAACAGTTGCCCTTTTTCTGAGATTGATGGGTTTCACCTTTTTTAGCGGTGAATGAACTTTGTGCTGCTCCAGTTGATTCATTAGGTTCAGCTTGAGCAGTAAATGGACTTTGTGTTGCTCCAGTTGATACATTAGGTTCCTCTTGAGCAGCTTGATTTTCTCTTGTGCCTGAAGCATCATCTATGTCGACAACATCAATAGGAAATCCCACAGACATGCCATTAGTAATTTCTTGAGATTCAATTCTTTCTATTTCTTCAACAGCATCTTCTGGACCTTCTGCAAACTCTCCAGTGGCTCTATCCTTGCCAAATATCTCTTCCCAGTCAGCAAATAATGGCCATTTTTTTAAGTTCATTGATTTGGCATTTGGATCAAcctagaaaaataaagaaagtaaCTGTCAATATTCCAAAGACAGAGATCCATAACCAAGAGAAAATACAAGTAAGTAGAAATTGCGTaatgatttcaaataaatataaatcacCTTTATCAAGTCATCCCAAGCTTTTGGATAATCAACTAAGATACTTCCGTCACTATATTGAAATCCTAAACCACTTCGACTCTTTAGCAACGATATGGTTGCATAACTCTTTTTCCATGCTCTTATTTTAGAATCAACATGTGGTAGAGATTTCAATCCACAACTAGGATGACGAGCATTCATGTAGTGTTCCAATTCCATTAAATATCCATGTCTAAAGGTTCCATTATCTCCTCTCCAACCATTAACACACAATTCTTTTAATCCATCTATAAGAGTAAGTTCCTCTTCTGGAGTCCATATCCTTCGACATGAAGGTGTTGATTTTCTTGCCCTCTTTATGGACGTGTTGGATGTTGCAGCAGGAAAACTAGCCATTTCAATCtgtaaaattataaatgaaatcACAAGTAATACTAAGTTACAACTTACAAGTAAATtatcacaatcataatcaaatttattgtaATACAACTTTATTGGTCTAAGAAAAAGATAATGTGAAGAGATAAAGAGAATTTCACTgcttatattataaaataatagatataCATTGAGATTCACTGTTTGTTTGTACAAATAACAATGTGAGACATACAAAAGATTGACCATTCGTCTTCACAAAATAATAGACGGTATTACATTTTACAGTGAATGGAAAACCAAAAGCAAAAGTGCATAAGCACACCAAAAGTTAACACatagtttaaaattataaagattGATTTCCCAATCGTTCATTCCACATAGACTGAGCTAGTTCATCCCTCCAAGTGGTCCACTCATCAGATGTTTCAAttgtattaatattttcatgttcatgttgattCTCCATGTGGAAATCCATTTCCACATCTAAGGGGTCAGCTTCCATCTCTCTTCGAATGAAATTGTGTATCAAACAACATGCACTAATAATTCTATTGTGAACCTTAACTGAGTACCACGAAGGACTTCTAAGAATTCCCCAACGTCCTTTTAATAGTCCAAATGTTCTTTCAATAACATTACGTGCCCTAGCATGCTTCATATTAAAGAGCTCTTCTCGACATCGAGGTGATGGATTGtcaccttgccaatcctttaGCCAATATCTATATCCTCGATAGGGAGACAGAAAACCATTTCCATTTGTATATCCTCCGTCGCACAAATAGTAATTgcctaaaaacataaataataatataattactttaaatattattctattttgatgTAGTAGAAATAAACAAGGGTCTGCCTATTATTTAGCATACCATGAGGTACTTTCAACCCATTTCTTCGTACAACAGCATCTCGCAATACACGACCATCAGCGGCTGATCCCTCCCAACCAggtaatacataaataaagttGAGATTTCTATCACAAACCCCCAAGACATTAGTTGCTATATCTCCTTTTCGTGTTCTGTATCTTGGTTTATATATTGCTTCAACTCTAATGGAAATGTAAGTACCATCCAATGCACCAAGACAACCCTATAAGATAAATTCAAATCTAAATACTAAATgactattaaaaataaaaatactttcaCCATAATATTTCAAGTTTATTGTAGTAAATCAAATGTTAGATTGAAATTTACCTACCTTAAACCATTTCCATCGATCATCACTATCATCTTCGAGCACCGGATTAGGTTTAACAAGTAACACTGGAGTTAGTTTAAGAATAGCTCTTAGACATTCATTAAAGGCTCGACTTACACTCCACCCCGATCTAATATAATCAACTTTGATAGACCTGTTCTTTTCATGATGagccaaaatatttaaaaacattgcTAACTTTTCAGTACTCGACATATTTTTACTGTCAGTCAAACCTCCAATATTCTTGGCTAATGAGGCTAATATGTGAAAGGCGTTTCTATCCATCCTAAGCTTGTCAATACATACAATATCATTGTCACGAATGAGAACATTCAGATGAGACAAGATTTTTGGAATTCTAGCACTCATACAATATCGAATGCCCCGCGTATTTGTagattgttttcttaataacaTGCTGTAAATAGCCATAAAAAAGCAGATAAGGACAATATAGGAATGCATCACAATCTCCTCGAGAATCATAAAGGATTCAACATCGCACAATTGCTGAGAATCCATTTATACCTATTTTCCAATTAAAAATGACAACATCATGATCAAATTGAatcccaaaagaaaaaagagtatcAATCATGTTACTTAATTAAGTATTGCAGACACATTTTGTATAATAGGAAGGTAATAGATGGTTTTATACTAAAATGttcaattttattgaaaagaaaaaaacaaattggACTTATATTGCAACAAACTATCAAATGTTCACAACAATCAGCCATACTTGAGGCAGAACTAAACTATCCTTCTTTCTCTATTATACTAGGACCACAATCGCAAACTTATACAAGAACGGTTACAAATGTTGGTGATGCAAGCTCAACTTATATCGTTAACATCACTCAAATTCGAAGAGTCCACATAGTTGTCAAGCCAACCACACTTGTTTTCACCAAGGTGAACCAACAAGCAACTTATTCAGTTACCTTTACACAAATTGGTGATATCACAGGCTAAGTAACATGAAAAACAGggtaaaatgtttatttttgtttggctTCTAAAGCTAGAATACTAATACTATTTTGTCAAACTGCAAATACATATTTATCTTTTGCAATTTTAGAAGCTAAAGCAACTAAACTTAATGAACCCATTTGTTCATAAATCAcaaattttgaacaaataaaacaaaacccACATCAAATTTAGGTGTACTCAAACATCAACTTAACTAGAAAATACTGAGAAGATCTACAATTTCATTCATCTCATTGGATTAACAAGAGGAAAAACACAAAAGAGAAAATtggaggagaagaagaagaacaaataaaaaaatcagcCAAAATTTGAGTTTGAGAACTTCTAACCTCAAAGAAAGAACGTCAGATTGAAAGTTTTTCAATCTACTTGCCTGGAAGATGAAGAACCATTCTCTAGATTTACAGATGGATAAAGGATGAGAATGTTTATCTAAAAGCCTGTGGTGTATATTGATTGAGAGTGAAGGGTAAAATTGtcaatacatatttttattcaGGTATTAGTTATTCAGGTATAACTTATTCCATCTTTTACCctgcataaaataatacatagattGACTCATAACTTaaacatgtattagttatgtgattttctaattttataacCAAACATAGTATTGTGTGTgttgaattttataatttaacaaaaatatgcTACCAAACATGGTAAAGCTTATGCAATATTTAATACTTGAATAACTTAATCCTTATCCAGTAACCAAACGATCCCTAAATCATTTCCTGCTAGTGAACTTATTTATACAAGGGAAGTCAATAAACAAAGAACTCAACTTCCAAATATCACTAAGTCTGaccaaatcaagaaaaaatccCGCAAAACCCTCATATCACTAAATTCTTAACCACTATCTGCAATCATTTTTTCATGAAACATTAAccattttacttatttaatgatCCAAGAAGAAAACCCCCAAAAAGAAATCACAAAACCCACATACAcaaatttaaacaagaaaaCTCATACCCAACATACAAAAAAGTGAATTATCTAACCAGTaatcaaaaaaagaagataaaaccCGGTATAATTCAATTGTTTTCCTACATTAATAAACAGAGACCAAAacagagaaacactcacaagTTTGGAGGAGTGAGAAATCGCAGTACGAGCAGATACAGTTGCATGAATGCGAGATATTAAAAATTTCCAGTAGTTTCTTGGCCGCTCCAGCATTCAATTTTCCGGCCTGATTATTTCTCCAACCCAGATGAATTCGCCACCATTGCTTGTCTCTTCGTCACCGCACTCGAAACTGACCGTCGTTTCCTCTTTCTACTGTAAAATATCGAAAAATTAACCCTTTAATCAACAATTTTTCATCACCTTCTTCCtcaagaaaacaagaagaagaagaaagtcgTTATTGTGAAAAATGTGAATCTGAAGTAATATATACCTCAAGATTCGATATAGATATCCGTTAGGAGCGGTCTAGGTTGGGCCTGTTTGAATTGGACTTCAGAGGACCAATTATATGAAGACACATAAGCTGTATTTTCTAGGAcagattatttattattattatattaatagaAATGAATTTTGGTAATAAGGAATGAAATATGTGAGCTTATACTATTTCCAAAATTTCAGAAACACATTTATACTACattaagattttattattttgaatttattttataaataattttatatcccTATTCTCcctacgtgacactattttCTGGGCTCATCGCGAGTTGACAATTTCTTCAATGATATTGTCACCTACTTTGATAACCATAAAATACTAAGGGATCGTTTCGTTTGAGTTCAagttatgatgagattaattatGGTGAGATTAGTTATGATGAGACAAGTTAGGATGATATTGTTTTTGAATAATTACCTATATACacacctttatttttcattattccttactattttaaaaaaattctaaaatcccttattttttccaaaatctAGCCAGATTCATTCTCCCACCTTAATTCCCCTTCATTTTTTTCACTCATTTAATCTCTCCCTATTTCACTCCAAAATTCGTtacaattttcatatcaatttgattttcaaaacgATTCTCTCTCCgataatcaaattgaaacaacTCAATAGTTACAGCATCTCCTCCATGATcgtcttaaaaaaaaaaattctaatacaTATGGATCTGGATCGTTTTTTTAGTATTGATATCACTCAACCAAAAATTTCTAATACCATAcgaatatatgatatattattatgatgatgataaatGAGCTAAAAACAGAATTACGTATAATCCATACAACACACAATTGCATTTGCTTGAAGATTATTCATTAGTACATGTTATTCTAAGCTTATATCATCAGCTGCGCGTTCACAATTAACAACATACTCTCATTCGAATGATGAGACTCCATTTCGATCAAAGAACAAACCAGACGGACCGTCATCAGGCTGTAGAGCAAGCCTTACAGGACTCTCCGCGCCTTCTTCAATAGACAATATCCCACTATTGAAATTGATATCTGTTTTCACAAAACCAGGACAGACACAATGGATCTGTATAGACGGATGCTTCTTTGCCATGACCCTCGAGTAAGCGTTCATTGCTGCTTTAGAGACTATGTAAGCTGACGTTAAAGAAGGCCAGCCTTTGGCTTGAAATGAATCTTCTTTGAAATCCTTCAGATATTGATTTATCACCTCTTCTATTTTCTCTTCTGTCAGGTTTTCGCTGTCATTTAATACTCCAGTAGCCCATTCATGTTTCAAGTTCTGGAAATGCAAACAGAAATTTTCAGTCACTACTCATGGATATTATCTAATTAgcatacaagaaaattaaaatttatcaaatttgcTGATAAAGAACCTTAATCATTTAAGATATGTATAATAAGTTTGCTGGGATTGTTAAGTGTTCCGCAGACAAACATTTCCTTCATAATTTTTATCCTCCGGAGGTCGGACTAAGGCTTAATAAACATGTCCTAGTCCTCCTATGCACATGTGAAAAGTTTTTTCCTGAATTAGCCACCCCACACTTGGGCTACTAATTATGGGATAAAACCTTACTACTGTATAGGATATCTTAACCTCTCTCCAGTGAGTACAGTGAAGAACTCGCACTGTTTGACTTATGACATCATCAACTCGCTTTTCGATCAAAGTAATTTCATAACGAAAAAGAAAGAACTTTCTTCAGGGACCAGTCCTGTCTCTAGATGTATTAGTCAATCAGTGGGACACCCAAAGCACCTTAACTGAATGTTAATGAAAGAAAGCCCTTCCATCCTAATCTCATCTACTGAAAAGAGGGCTGGGCATAGGCCATAGCACATTCTTTAAACAGAAAAGTCAAAAGACTAAAGCCAGATGATGTTCTGTATCAATGAGTCTCCACAACTGTTAGGACTTCCTCAGAGTCtgttaatcttattttaattgcTAGGAGAGCAAAAGAGTAAGTAATTAAGTTGAAGAACACTGTGTAGAAGATCAATTGCTTTAAGGCATTTGTTTAGAACGCAATAGCAGATTTGAGTAGTTTCAAACTTTTAATCATACTTTTACTTCAGAATATATCAGCTGCACCAGCCAAGCAtgtataaacataaaaatatagaagttaAATCACAGTAAActgaaaaattacaaaactcTGAAGAAATGTTGCCAGGTTAATACCTTTAGCTTTCCCAGAGAGGATGATACATTCACAATCCTCGGCGACTTAGATAATTGGAGGAGTGGAATACATGCTTCAGTCATTTTCTTCGCACCATAATAGTTCGTCTCAAGACACTCCTTTGCCAACTCAAATGAC comes from Solanum pennellii chromosome 1, SPENNV200 and encodes:
- the LOC107005912 gene encoding protein ALP1-like isoform X3, with translation MQLYLLVLRFLTPPNFMLLRKQSTNTRGIRYCMSARIPKILSHLNVLIRDNDIVCIDKLRMDRNAFHILASLAKNIGGLTDSKNMSSTEKLAMFLNILAHHEKNRSIKVDYIRSGWSVSRAFNECLRAILKLTPVLLVKPNPVLEDDSDDRWKWFKGCLGALDGTYISIRVEAIYKPRYRTRKGDIATNVLGVCDRNLNFIYVLPGWEGSAADGRVLRDAVVRRNGLKVPHGNYYLCDGGYTNGNGFLSPYRGYRYWLKDWQGDNPSPRCREELFNMKHARARNVIERTFGLLKGRWGILRSPSWYSVKVHNRIISACCLIHNFIRREMEADPLDVEMDFHMENQHEHENINTIETSDEWTTWRDELAQSMWNERLGNQSL
- the LOC107005912 gene encoding uncharacterized protein LOC107005912 isoform X4, yielding MASFPAATSNTSIKRARKSTPSCRRIWTPEEELTLIDGLKELCVNGWRGDNGTFRHGYLMELEHYMNARHPSCGLKSLPHVDSKIRAWKKSYATISLLKSRSGLGFQYSDGSILVDYPKAWDDLIKVDPNAKSMNLKKWPLFADWEEIFGKDRATGEFAEGPEDAVEEIERIESQEITNGMSVGFPIDVVDIDDASGTRENQAAQEEPNVSTGATQSPFTAQAEPNESTGAAQSSFTAKKGETHQSQKKGNCFKASSSKVNEKGRCKKRKAVEDDNETVLKGLMEVMKQFTESHDKRMASLIDKLGERDLSEIRGKIFSIIGSPAYEIYNSDERVKAAMGITQDIKRMEFFLSISELERHSMIWMIINDKL
- the LOC107005912 gene encoding uncharacterized protein LOC107005912 isoform X2 codes for the protein MDSQQLCDVESFMILEEIVMHSYIVLICFFMAIYSMLLRKQSTNTRGIRYCMSARIPKILSHLNVLIRDNDIVCIDKLRMDRNAFHILASLAKNIGGLTDSKNMSSTEKLAMFLNILAHHEKNRSIKVDYIRSGWSVSRAFNECLRAILKLTPVLLVKPNPVLEDDSDDRWKWFKGCLGALDGTYISIRVEAIYKPRYRTRKGDIATNVLGVCDRNLNFIYVLPGWEGSAADGRVLRDAVVRRNGLKVPHGNYYLCDGGYTNGNGFLSPYRGYRYWLKDWQGDNPSPRCREELFNMKHARARNVIERTFGLLKGRWGILRSPSWYSVKVHNRIISACCLIHNFIRREMEADPLDVEMDFHMENQHEHENINTIETSDEWTTWRDELAQSMWNERLGNQSL
- the LOC107005912 gene encoding uncharacterized protein LOC107005912 isoform X1, which encodes MLERPRNYWKFLISRIHATVSARTAISHSSKLIEMASFPAATSNTSIKRARKSTPSCRRIWTPEEELTLIDGLKELCVNGWRGDNGTFRHGYLMELEHYMNARHPSCGLKSLPHVDSKIRAWKKSYATISLLKSRSGLGFQYSDGSILVDYPKAWDDLIKVDPNAKSMNLKKWPLFADWEEIFGKDRATGEFAEGPEDAVEEIERIESQEITNGMSVGFPIDVVDIDDASGTRENQAAQEEPNVSTGATQSPFTAQAEPNESTGAAQSSFTAKKGETHQSQKKGNCFKASSSKVNEKGRCKKRKAVEDDNETVLKGLMEVMKQFTESHDKRMASLIDKLGERDLSEIRGKIFSIIGSPAYEIYNSDERVKAAMGITQDIKRMEFFLSISELERHSMIWMIINDKL
- the LOC107005950 gene encoding (+)-neomenthol dehydrogenase-like: MAEGRATKYAVVTGANKGIGFEICRQLASNGVLVILGARNEKRGIEALEKLKGFGLADNVVFHQLDVVDNSSIDSLAEFIKTKFGRLDILVNNAGIAGASADADAVRAKRQSSGTGGSQGNWHEILTQSFELAKECLETNYYGAKKMTEACIPLLQLSKSPRIVNVSSSLGKLKNLKHEWATGVLNDSENLTEEKIEEVINQYLKDFKEDSFQAKGWPSLTSAYIVSKAAMNAYSRVMAKKHPSIQIHCVCPGFVKTDINFNSGILSIEEGAESPVRLALQPDDGPSGLFFDRNGVSSFE
- the LOC107005912 gene encoding protein ALP1-like isoform X5, which gives rise to MLLRKQSTNTRGIRYCMSARIPKILSHLNVLIRDNDIVCIDKLRMDRNAFHILASLAKNIGGLTDSKNMSSTEKLAMFLNILAHHEKNRSIKVDYIRSGWSVSRAFNECLRAILKLTPVLLVKPNPVLEDDSDDRWKWFKGCLGALDGTYISIRVEAIYKPRYRTRKGDIATNVLGVCDRNLNFIYVLPGWEGSAADGRVLRDAVVRRNGLKVPHGNYYLCDGGYTNGNGFLSPYRGYRYWLKDWQGDNPSPRCREELFNMKHARARNVIERTFGLLKGRWGILRSPSWYSVKVHNRIISACCLIHNFIRREMEADPLDVEMDFHMENQHEHENINTIETSDEWTTWRDELAQSMWNERLGNQSL